The sequence TGACAGCTGGCTTTCAGCCTCGTCATCAATATTGCAGCAGCGCCCCCTGTCTTCTTCGTGGACAACTACGTAGTCAGGGATATCAAATGGTCCCCTTGGTTCAATGACTCCTTTCATTTCTGACTGAAGACTGGGCAGGTGCTATGTTGGGTTGTAGACTTTGTTCTTATGAGGCTATtccgtcaaaaaaaaaaaaaagcacaagcCATTTTTTCTATAGAGGCGTAATATGTTTGGAAACCTAAATCCTCTCCTCGCCTTACAAGTAgacaggggttgggggggggtactATTTCTTTAATAAGGTGTTTTTTGTTAATAAACAATGAATTTAGACACCATGACGTCACCGCTGTAGACTATGTCCACCCGAAAAGGAGTGTACACACTAGTCTATATGAGTTAGGAGCCTAACTGCCGAGGGGGGTTTAAACTCGACAGTAACGATAACGCATACTGTTTTAGCCTACATATATATCCCTCTGAGGAATAATCCCGCGGCGACATCTGCCGCGTCAAATAACATCTTTACGCAACGCTTCCTGGCGCCTGTCAATGTCGCCTAGTGCAGCAAGGGATCAGAGTCTCTCCGTGCAATTAATATTTGAAGGCGAAACTTTAGCCTGTTCGCGTTACTGAACGTTTGAAGACATTTGGAACGTAGCGTTGAAATAATCCCATTGGAACATAAAGCTACGCGAAAGTCGCATCGTTCTGGGCGGTGAGTTGATGCGCGTCCAACCCCTCTAGTCACACACTGAtgtgatgtagctagctatttgaGTTGAGCCTGATGGAAATAGAGACGTATTCAACCGCATTAATTGATTGTCATGGTCATTTGGATATTCATGTAGAATTACCTTATGTACATATATTATGGTAATGAGCAACGTATTCTTAAATATCTTAGGACGTTCCCTTTGACGACAGACAGCGTGCGGTTTTATTGAATAATTTGACAATGCGTGATGTTACATTGTGTGTCCTAGATGAGGTCATGTCCCTATTATTTAGGCCGAGTGAAAATTAAGATAATTTGGCGGCTCTACATTCATGTATCGCCAGCCTTTTAGTCCAGATGGGATGGCAGGGTGGGGTGACTGCATGCCAAGGGATTTTTTGACTGACAACAAAACAGACCTTTTAAATGTGCACATTTGCACGACAATCACTGAACACCCAGCAGCAGCACAACGTTTAATTTGGGGGAGATTACATTGTAGCGTGGCCAGTTACAAAATAGCCTACAAGAGCAAATGGCATGCTCTTGTAAACATCCTAGCTCATGCTAAAGAGGGGTCACGCAATTGTTCACGTTATAATATTCCTTGTTCCTCTGGTTTTTTGTAGGGTTCGACTCCAACTGAAACACTTTTGAAAACTCTGTGTTCTGCGTGGACGTGTGTTCCTGTCTCGTCCCATTCCGCCTAAATCGCAGCAGATGGAGGGTTGCTGAGACCCGGGGAATGAGATACGCATCTTTTTACTCGTCGAGGCAGCATCCGAACAGCTGCAGAGCTCGCTCCGCtacctctctatctcactctctccgtacgcaggaaagaacgaacgaaacACTTATTTTTACAGCAAGGACCTTCCTTAAATTCGGTAGATTCAACGAATTTTATGATTTGCAACTTAGCCTTATTAAATTCCATTTGCATGGTTGTAACCTCGATGATGGTCTTAATATCGGCGCCAAGGGAGATGTAAGTCTGATTCGTTGGAGGTGGGTTGTAGCCGTAGCAGCGCTGTGCTGACTGACAAAGCGACAGACCGACAGagcgaggagagcagaggagctgTCCATAGGCTGGGGGTGCTGATGCGGCGGCTCTGAGAAAAGCAGAGAAACCGAGCATGGCTGCTGGGAAGTTACTGCTCTACGCcggcctgtccctctctctgtgcgcCCTAGGAATGCTAGCAGTGGCAATCTGTTCCGACCACTGGTACGAGACTGACGCGCGGAGGTATCGTGAGCGCTGTCGGAGCTTCTCCAGCCGTAAGAACCCAGGCTTTATCTACATCCCCAACAACAGCCTCCCTCTGCGGGCTAGCCGCTCCAGACTGGACCGCTGGGAGGACAAGCTGCTCCTAGCCCGGAACAGAAGGCAGCTGTTCGCTATGTCCGCCGCGGACGARTGTAGCAGGCARTACAACTCYACCAACATGGGACTGTGGAGCAAATGCCACCGACTGGACTTCGACCAGGACGTAGAAGACCTCATTCGCAAAGGTAAGAGAGAGGAAACGTATAATACAGTACAGARTTGTWTACAATAAGACAGTARGTCTACTGTTACAKTATGGGAGWCTATCTGTGTGTAGTCTATGTGTTTACCTAACCAACCATCAAGCCACTATGAATGTCGCTCATATTGGGGAAATTATGAAATAGTCTGTCTTGGTTGACCGTGGTTAGTTGTGCATCTTCACAAGCCCCTGGCWAGACAATTAGGCTCCAGAAGAATCATATTATTCWCGTTCTTATGCATCTCTCTCAGAGAGAGCGTGGTCAGATAGAGAGACGTCACCACCACCTCTGTAATGCTGGATCCAAATGGCCTTCAGCTGAGTCGTGTGTGTCATGTTGTAGGAGGAGAGTACAGGCTATCATTTGAGGCTGATGCACCATGGCAACACACAGCTCTGATCCAGTAGATGGTAGGCCTGCTGCTTGCTGTAACTACGGCTCCTTCTCACATCTACCTCTCGCTTCTCTCTACCTGtgtgtctctacctctctgtgtgtctctacctctctctctctgtgttctctacctctctctctctctgtgtctctacctctctctctctctctctgtgtgtctctaccttctctctctctctctgtgtctctacctctctctctctctctgtctctacctctctctctctctgtgtctctacctctctctgtggcttctacctctctctctcttctgtgtctctaccgctctctctctctctgtgtctctactctctctctgtgtctctacctctctctctctgtgtctctacctctctctctctgtgtctctacctctctctctctgtgtctctacctctctctctctgtgtctcttacctctctctctctgtgtctctacctctctctctctgtgtctctaccctctctctgtgttctctatctctctctctctctgctctctgtgtctctacctctctctctctcttctcttactctctctctctgtgtctctacctctctctctgttgtctctacctctcctctgttctctactctctctctgtctctacctctgtgtctctactctcttctgtgtctctactctctctctcttctgtgtctctacctctctctctctctgtgtctctacctctctctctctctctgtgttctctactctctctctctggttctctaccGGCTATCTCCTGTGTCTCTACCTCTCGTGTCTCTCTACcgctatctctctgtgtctctacctctatctctctgtgtctctaccgctatctctctgtgtctctaccgctatctctctgttgtgtgtgtgtgtctaccctcCTCCACGTGTGATTCTGTGGGATGCTATATCCTCCTGACCCTCACACTGTAAATAATGATGATGTCACCACTTCCTGTCTTGTGGGCTAGAACAGTCCTACCACACTATGAGGAGGGAGACTCAGACCTCTTAAAACATAAACTCCCCTGTTCACAAAATATAAGGAAGCTGTTGGTTCTCACGTGTAGACCTGGGGTTGTATCATGTCATTACCTATTCACCCTAGCCTGTAGGCTACCGCATTATGAAGAGAGACTGTTACACACCTAGCCTGTAGGTCTACCTCATTATGAAGAGAGGAGACTGTTACACCCTAGCCTGTAGGTCTTACCTCATTATGAAGAGAGGAGACTGTTACATCCTAGCCTGTAGGTTTACCTCACTATGAAGAGAGGAGACTGTTACAACCTAGCCTGTAGGTCTACCTCAttatgaagagaggagagtgttACACCCTAGCCTGTAGGTCTACCTCCTTATGAAGAGTTACTGTTACACCATAGCCTGTAGGTCTACCTTATTATGAAGAGAGAGA comes from Salvelinus sp. IW2-2015 unplaced genomic scaffold, ASM291031v2 Un_scaffold3211, whole genome shotgun sequence and encodes:
- the LOC112075511 gene encoding transmembrane protein 178B; the encoded protein is MAAGKLLLYAGLSLSLCALGMLAVAICSDHWYETDARRYRERCRSFSSRKNPGFIYIPNNSLPLRASRSRLDRWEDKLLLARNRRQLFAMSAADECSRQYNSTNMGLWSKCHRLDFDQDVEDLIRK